In Diadema setosum chromosome 19, eeDiaSeto1, whole genome shotgun sequence, a genomic segment contains:
- the LOC140242660 gene encoding uncharacterized protein, producing the protein MNSDLINRGVAKIHKLRQVEEEVSQSAAKIRAHLTEITGRIAAAEGEERKQVTDKHHQLVYRINLEADKEIMKINLMRRSRLEQAFKDANDSCKKIHDNTQILACEIAGAQQRIDEYVNRLKSRLGKESSAINDAHVRVQNHVTVGGKRLPNDFQEAVRSLTGYLDEELVNSRNITEIAREVEKLQFKRGQGYDIGKLEGVEDRWLLKKWDLCQPLTLLGCTGPDEIVFEYDGSSVYTANIKDKKMLRVAKISGTSVLTTTTPLSGGKFVAGTTNDTLELFHQTVPGEWRYLRALGDQVKKFNYVAVDRGGLILAAQSNGSTIHVFEPNDGGPIGVVTLENELKIRGLSAMPSGPIAVLTNDGGKRVRFLDGLGRVLFSTNLGGKNVTCIAADRVKDSLYCLHHDPRCGVVGVDEILVGREATPEQIITLDFKTPVLTPSLVVLSSGTLVIEANDTLYCYKKTPYLHHLMNELNGK; encoded by the coding sequence ATGAATTCCGATTTGATAAATCGAGGAGTCGCGAAGATACACAAACTCAGACAAGTGGAGGAAGAAGTCAGCCAGAGTGCAGCCAAGATCCGCGCCCACCTGACAGAGATCACCGGAAGGATCGCCGCGGCCGAGGGGGAGGAAAGAAAGCAGGTGACGGACAAACATCATCAGCTCGTCTACAGGATCAACCTCGAAGCCGACAAGGAGATCATGAAGATCAATCTCATGAGGAGATCAAGACTGGAGCAGGCTTTTAAGGATGCCAACGACTCTTGCAAGAAAATTCATGATAACACCCAGATTCTGGCTTGCGAGATTGCCGGAGCTCAACAGAGAATTGATGAGTATGTGAACAGATTGAAATCCAGGCTTGGTAAAGAGTCGAGCGCCATCAACGATGCGCATGTGAGAGTTCAAAATCATGTCACTGTCGGTGGAAAAAGGTTGCCGAATGATTTTCAGGAAGCAGTGAGGTCGCTGACGGGATATCTCGACGAGGAATTGGTCAACAGTAGGAACATAACTGAGATAGCACGAGAAGTGGAGAAATTGCAATTCAAACGAGGGCAAGGATACGACATTGGGAAACTAGAGGGCGTGGAAGACAGGTGGCTGCTGAAGAAATGGGATTTATGTCAGCCTTTGACGTTACTTGGCTGCACGGGACCAGATGAAATAGTGTTTGAATATGACGGAAGTTCTGTCTACACAGCAAACATCAAAGATAAGAAAATGCTAAGAGTGGCGAAAATATCTGGTACGTCGGTATTGACAACAACCACACCTCTTTCCGGCGGGAAATTTGTCGCCGGTACCACCAACGACACTCTGGAACTATTCCATCAAACAGTGCCTGGTGAATGGCGGTATCTCAGGGCCCTTGGAGACCAAGTCAAGAAATTTAACTACGTCGCTGTGGACAGGGGTGGCCTGATCTTGGCAGCGCAGTCCAATGGTTCCACCATACACGTCTTTGAGCCAAATGATGGGGGACCGATAGGAGTGGTCACCCTGGAAAACGAGCTCAAAATCCGCGGCCTGTCTGCCATGCCGTCGGGACCCATTGCTGTGCTGACCAACGACGGCGGCAAGCGCGTGCGGTTCTTGGATGGCTTGGGTAGAGTCCTGTTTTCCACCAACCTTGGCGGTAAGAACGTCACGTGTATCGCGGCGGATCGGGTCAAAGACTCCCTTTACTGTCTGCACCACGATCCTCGCTGCGGCGTGGTTGGAGTCGACGAGATTTTGGTCGGACGGGAGGCGACACCGGAGCAGATCATCACGCTGGATTTCAAGACGCCAGTCCTCACACCGTCTCTTGTCGTCCTGTCATCGGGAACACTCGTCATCGAGGCTAATGACACCCTGTACTGCTACAAGAAAACGCCATATTTGCACCATCTGATGAATGAACTCAACGGCAAGTGA